One window of the Chitinophaga niabensis genome contains the following:
- a CDS encoding RagB/SusD family nutrient uptake outer membrane protein produces MKRILSFFSILTILISSCNSSFLDLTPEDQVSSASFFRTEEQFRSALATAYQPLRDVISYDYYGAEMRSDNTHYEFYSIDRGPAYLERENIADFLDVSTNSYTNNLYYQPYKGISRCNIVLDRIAGSSLSDAAKADIEGQAKFLRAWYYFKLVRYFGGVPLFLKEVRTREESYLTRSTVDQVYASIIADAKDAIAKLANPVFPQSGIATKGAATMLLAEVYMTQKNYPEAEPLLRNILTMGYSLLPVYADVFKTANKNSRESIFEVQYLQGNQGQQSNFIYIFLPKCTNTTVLTGVATNNSSSAGGGWNTPTKDMINAYETGDKRKDASIAIAEGSYNASLVFTPTALKSIVNYVPPAGKVGVPFIKKYLNPHTVANNTNDNWPVYRYADALLLLAECLNERNKAGEALPYLTEVRDRAFGAGVSPVTTTDQALLRDIIARERRVELAFENHRWHDLVRTDKAITVMTAHAVALKAEFPYLPANSYQIDKNKLLFPIPFNERSLNPALTQNDGYTN; encoded by the coding sequence ATGAAAAGGATACTTAGCTTTTTCAGCATATTAACGATACTTATTTCTTCCTGTAACAGTTCATTCCTGGACCTTACGCCGGAAGACCAGGTTTCCTCCGCTTCTTTCTTTAGAACGGAAGAACAGTTCCGCTCGGCATTGGCAACAGCTTATCAGCCGCTGAGGGATGTGATCAGTTATGATTATTATGGCGCAGAGATGCGTTCTGATAATACCCATTATGAGTTCTATTCTATTGACAGGGGGCCTGCTTACCTGGAAAGAGAGAACATTGCAGACTTCCTGGACGTAAGCACCAACTCTTATACCAACAACCTGTACTACCAGCCTTACAAAGGTATTTCCCGTTGCAATATTGTGCTGGACAGGATTGCAGGATCTTCCTTATCTGATGCCGCAAAGGCGGATATTGAAGGGCAGGCAAAATTCCTGCGGGCCTGGTATTATTTCAAACTGGTGCGTTATTTCGGTGGCGTGCCTTTATTCCTGAAAGAAGTGCGCACGAGAGAAGAATCTTATCTCACCCGCTCCACGGTAGATCAGGTATACGCCAGCATTATTGCAGATGCAAAAGATGCAATCGCCAAACTGGCAAATCCGGTATTCCCGCAAAGTGGCATTGCTACTAAAGGAGCTGCTACCATGCTGCTCGCGGAAGTGTATATGACGCAGAAGAATTATCCGGAAGCAGAGCCATTGCTGAGGAACATCCTCACCATGGGTTACTCTTTGCTGCCTGTGTATGCAGATGTGTTTAAGACAGCCAATAAGAACAGCCGGGAATCGATCTTTGAAGTGCAGTACCTGCAGGGTAACCAGGGGCAGCAAAGTAACTTCATTTATATATTCCTGCCTAAATGTACCAATACAACCGTCCTTACAGGTGTAGCTACCAATAACTCCAGCTCTGCCGGTGGTGGATGGAATACCCCTACAAAGGATATGATCAATGCTTATGAAACAGGTGATAAACGGAAGGATGCATCTATTGCTATTGCAGAAGGCAGTTATAATGCGAGTCTTGTTTTCACACCTACTGCACTGAAAAGTATTGTTAACTATGTTCCGCCAGCAGGAAAAGTTGGCGTGCCTTTCATCAAGAAATACCTGAACCCGCATACCGTGGCGAATAACACAAACGACAACTGGCCTGTATACCGTTATGCAGATGCCTTGCTGCTGCTGGCGGAATGTTTGAATGAAAGGAACAAAGCTGGAGAAGCTTTGCCTTACTTAACCGAAGTGCGCGACAGAGCCTTTGGTGCAGGTGTTTCCCCTGTTACCACAACAGATCAGGCATTGCTGAGAGATATCATTGCCCGTGAGAGAAGAGTAGAGCTGGCGTTTGAGAATCACCGCTGGCATGACCTGGTGCGGACGGACAAAGCTATTACTGTGATGACAGCGCATGCTGTTGCCCTGAAAGCTGAGTTCCCTTACCTGCCTGCTAATTCTTACCAGATAGATAAGAACAAACTGTTATTCCCTATACCTTTCAATGAACGGAGCTTAAATCCGGCCTTGACACAAAATGATGGATACACTAATTAA
- a CDS encoding FKBP-type peptidyl-prolyl cis-trans isomerase, translating into MKSKRNISFTAKAACFLLAAFAVIFHLSGCEQPFRKGEGDMLYKILTDKGKQHIGIDDFVSFSYIEESEAGQVISGSEDFDARPALMFRERSRFKGDLFAALGLLGEGDEGVFKIKHSIYKVKIHQVIARGKLDDRSFSNKIEELRAAENIKARDRETSRIADFVTANHITAGAGPGLQYKVLKEGAGKKALPGDTIEVNYTASYLGGKVFETTDKQVAEKAGLYNPLLPYKPMAVTVSGTTHLSGFEQAMLLFPKGTKALLVIPSALAYGAAGKGAILPYTPIACTISISDIKFQRNDD; encoded by the coding sequence TTGAAAAGTAAGCGTAACATAAGTTTTACTGCAAAAGCTGCCTGTTTTTTACTGGCAGCTTTTGCGGTTATTTTCCATTTGAGTGGTTGTGAGCAGCCTTTCCGGAAGGGAGAGGGGGATATGTTGTATAAGATCCTGACAGATAAAGGAAAGCAGCATATAGGGATAGATGATTTTGTGTCATTTTCTTATATTGAAGAATCGGAAGCCGGGCAGGTGATCTCCGGTTCGGAGGATTTTGATGCGCGGCCTGCTTTGATGTTCCGGGAGCGGTCCAGGTTCAAAGGAGATCTTTTTGCTGCACTGGGATTACTGGGTGAAGGAGATGAGGGCGTGTTTAAGATCAAACATTCCATATACAAAGTGAAGATCCATCAGGTGATTGCACGTGGAAAGCTGGATGACCGTTCATTTAGTAATAAAATTGAAGAACTGAGGGCTGCGGAGAATATTAAAGCGCGTGACCGGGAAACATCCAGGATAGCAGATTTTGTTACCGCGAATCATATAACGGCCGGGGCCGGTCCGGGATTACAATATAAAGTGCTGAAAGAAGGAGCAGGTAAAAAGGCTTTGCCCGGAGATACGATTGAAGTGAATTATACGGCCAGTTACCTTGGCGGTAAGGTTTTTGAAACTACGGATAAACAGGTTGCGGAGAAAGCGGGTTTGTATAATCCGCTGTTACCATATAAACCCATGGCAGTGACTGTTTCTGGAACAACTCATTTATCAGGTTTTGAGCAGGCCATGTTGCTGTTCCCCAAAGGAACAAAAGCTTTGTTAGTGATCCCCTCCGCGTTAGCATATGGAGCAGCGGGCAAAGGGGCCATTCTTCCATATACACCTATAGCCTGTACAATAAGCATATCAGATATTAAATTCCAACGTAATGATGATTAA
- a CDS encoding glycoside hydrolase family 78 protein → MMIKRLLFLLLFTVHVSGVSAAFVVKELTCDYKVNPLGIDHLKPQLSWILVSSDKNVLQSAYEIKVKEGQRVVWETGKVNSAQSVHIPYEGAVLQSGKKYSWQVRVWDDKGKASNWSEVNTWEMGLLAAADWQAKWIETKDTTGGKVGPAPIFRKNFTLSKSVKSARLYVTAHGLYEANLNGKRVGVDYFRPGWTSRKRLQYQTYDVAALLQKGQNAAVVTVGDGWYRGNLEFNNKRNTYGKEVGLLFQLVVTYTDGSTEQINSDGTWESSFDGPILASDIYNGEIYDARKEIPLVWAGVRVMDFSKRDLVAETGPAVTKHEHFQPVKMITTPKGEAVADFGQNLVGWVKLRVKGKAGDTVVLHHAEVLDKEGNFYTDNLRGAKQENRFILKGGDVEVLEPHFTFQGFRYVKISGVMPEQLTAIALYSDMTPAGKFECSNPLINQLQHNIQWGQKGNFLDVPTDCPQRDERLGWTGDAQVFFNTAAYNMDVAGFFTKWLKDLRADQHKNGNVPVVIPDVRTPKNAGSAGWGDVATIIPWNFYITYGDKQLLQEQYQSMKAWVNYIRSISKDHLWNSGPHYGDWLFYIPNDDKDGKAAITDKFLIAQAFYAASTQNLINAANVLGNEADVKEYTALLDTVKKAFLYEYVAPSGRLVSSSQTAYVLALNFDLLPEALRASAAKRLVDNIAAYGNHLTTGFLGTPYLCHVLTRFGYNDIAYKLLLQDTYPSWLYPVKKGATTIWERWDGIKQDGSFQNVGMNSFNHYAYGAIGDWMYKVVAGINPQVGYKHIVIAPKPGGGLTTASASYKTLYGEVKSAWSIGGGVIKVDVTIPCNTTATITLPGKEEQLAVGSGVYHYEYAFAQ, encoded by the coding sequence ATGATGATTAAAAGACTACTGTTTTTGCTCCTGTTCACCGTTCATGTTTCGGGAGTATCAGCTGCCTTTGTTGTAAAGGAGCTCACCTGCGACTATAAAGTGAACCCATTGGGGATTGATCACTTAAAGCCGCAGCTTAGCTGGATACTGGTTTCCTCAGATAAGAATGTATTACAATCTGCTTATGAGATAAAAGTGAAGGAAGGGCAACGGGTGGTATGGGAAACTGGAAAAGTTAATTCCGCGCAATCTGTGCATATTCCATATGAAGGAGCGGTGTTGCAATCCGGGAAAAAATATTCCTGGCAGGTAAGGGTATGGGATGATAAGGGCAAGGCGTCTAACTGGAGTGAGGTCAATACCTGGGAAATGGGATTGCTGGCTGCGGCAGACTGGCAGGCAAAATGGATTGAAACAAAGGATACCACAGGCGGTAAGGTGGGGCCTGCTCCTATATTCCGTAAGAATTTTACCCTGTCCAAATCAGTGAAGAGCGCCCGCTTATATGTAACGGCGCATGGTTTGTACGAAGCCAACCTGAATGGCAAAAGAGTAGGGGTGGATTATTTCAGGCCGGGATGGACCAGCCGTAAACGTTTACAATACCAGACCTATGATGTAGCCGCTTTGCTGCAAAAGGGACAGAATGCAGCAGTGGTGACAGTGGGCGATGGTTGGTACAGGGGTAATCTTGAATTCAATAATAAGCGGAATACTTATGGTAAGGAAGTGGGATTGCTGTTTCAGTTAGTAGTAACTTATACAGATGGCAGTACGGAGCAGATCAACTCGGATGGAACCTGGGAATCGAGTTTTGACGGGCCTATCCTGGCTTCTGATATTTATAATGGAGAAATATATGATGCGCGGAAGGAGATCCCTTTGGTTTGGGCTGGAGTGCGTGTGATGGATTTCAGCAAAAGGGACCTCGTGGCAGAAACAGGCCCTGCGGTAACCAAACATGAACATTTTCAACCGGTTAAAATGATCACTACGCCTAAGGGTGAGGCGGTAGCTGATTTCGGGCAGAACCTTGTTGGCTGGGTAAAACTGCGTGTGAAAGGTAAAGCAGGTGATACCGTGGTATTGCATCATGCGGAAGTGCTGGATAAAGAGGGTAACTTTTATACAGATAACCTCAGAGGAGCAAAGCAGGAGAACAGGTTTATCCTGAAGGGCGGAGATGTGGAGGTGCTGGAACCCCATTTTACTTTCCAGGGATTCCGGTATGTAAAGATTTCCGGTGTAATGCCGGAACAACTAACAGCTATTGCACTGTATTCTGATATGACGCCGGCTGGTAAGTTTGAATGTTCTAATCCCTTGATCAATCAATTGCAGCATAATATTCAATGGGGCCAGAAAGGAAATTTCCTGGATGTACCTACTGATTGCCCGCAGCGGGATGAACGGCTTGGCTGGACAGGGGATGCGCAGGTGTTCTTCAATACCGCTGCTTACAATATGGATGTAGCGGGTTTCTTTACCAAATGGCTGAAAGACCTCCGTGCAGACCAGCATAAGAATGGCAATGTGCCTGTGGTGATCCCTGATGTAAGAACGCCTAAGAATGCGGGTTCTGCAGGATGGGGAGATGTGGCCACCATCATACCCTGGAACTTTTACATAACCTACGGCGATAAACAATTGCTGCAGGAGCAGTACCAGAGCATGAAGGCTTGGGTAAACTATATCCGCAGTATCAGCAAAGATCATCTCTGGAATAGTGGCCCGCATTATGGCGACTGGCTCTTCTATATTCCTAACGATGATAAGGACGGTAAAGCAGCTATCACGGATAAATTTTTAATCGCACAGGCTTTCTATGCGGCTTCCACACAGAACCTCATTAATGCCGCAAACGTTTTGGGCAATGAGGCGGACGTTAAAGAATATACTGCTTTACTGGATACCGTGAAGAAAGCATTCCTGTATGAATATGTTGCTCCCAGCGGCCGGTTGGTATCCAGTTCACAAACAGCGTATGTGCTGGCCCTGAACTTTGATCTGTTGCCGGAAGCGCTGAGAGCTTCTGCTGCTAAGCGGCTTGTAGATAACATTGCTGCCTATGGCAATCACCTCACTACCGGATTTTTAGGCACACCTTATCTCTGCCATGTACTCACGCGTTTTGGGTATAATGATATAGCGTATAAATTATTACTGCAGGATACTTATCCTTCCTGGTTGTATCCTGTAAAGAAAGGTGCTACTACTATCTGGGAAAGATGGGATGGTATTAAACAGGATGGTTCTTTCCAGAATGTGGGCATGAACTCTTTTAATCATTATGCCTATGGTGCTATTGGAGACTGGATGTATAAAGTGGTAGCAGGTATTAATCCACAGGTGGGATATAAACATATTGTGATTGCACCTAAACCTGGTGGCGGGCTTACTACAGCCAGTGCATCTTACAAAACATTGTATGGAGAAGTAAAGTCGGCCTGGAGTATCGGTGGCGGTGTTATTAAGGTAGATGTCACTATCCCCTGTAACACTACAGCCACCATTACTTTACCCGGTAAAGAGGAGCAGCTGGCAGTTGGTTCAGGTGTTTATCATTACGAATATGCTTTTGCCCAATAG
- a CDS encoding glycosyl hydrolase, producing the protein MDRRKFISTVGLGVSAGFLSTGNAFAIMAGNDMRQLFVNPPDSARPGCYWWWFNGLVSKEGLTRDLEEFRDKGIGNVLLVNSAGGLGGVQMPLGAKFLSDEWKELFKHAIREAKRLNIDVGVNLCSGWAMGGPWITPEVAGRWVLQSEITVVGPQKFSAALPLPGNRSGYDHVFNPPGFKDYIDLPLEKLDYRDTAVTAFPSSTKIDGERAKLIPAKTNRKDASNFIRQKDLMEPVLDYWEAAPADKPVPVAQVIDLTAKMRADGHLEWDVPAGSWTIVRTGHRMTGSRLMIAQPEADGLSVGWLSSEGVDIQFEHLGKVLLELAGSVKGNTLRYFCDDSFEDGFPNWTAKILEKFSFYRGYDAKPYLPVIAGYIITSAEVSDRFLHDYRKTVADCMADGHYKRFAELCHAHGLKVQNESAGPSRSGTMCMDGLKNLGRSDQPMGEFWLGLRHDEPGGLDDNLGYGVSRLENGQNKVTKMAASAGHIYGKKIVPAEAFTAMRHWNDYPGNLKQAADRAYCEGINRLVIHTSTSTRPEDGKPGYEYGAGTHFNPNVTWWNKSGGFLSYMARCQHLLQEGMFVADVLYYNGDWAPNIVMPKHIDPSLGFGYDYDVCNEEVLLTRLAVKNGRIVLPDGMSYRLLVLPETVRMPVAVISRLKQLVLEGATIVGRKPSMDPGLKDYPTCDTTVSSIAAEVWGNCDGANVASHQYGKGRVFWNKPLRDILLLDGVAPDFSHDSPYAFIDFIHRSTDEGEVYFLTNRNNRIEKLDCQFRASGKPEIWDPVSGETRGAVSSIAGGRVSVPMVFEAFQSFFVVFPKRSSSLKAVPFPSFATVQEIKGAWKVKFDTAWGGPASIEFPSLQDWTKRPEPGIKYYSGTATYVKEITVAATGRLFLDLGVVKNIASVKLNGRSLGIVWTAPWRVEITSAVKPGVNLLEIEVVNLWPNRLIGDAALPPEQRLTRTNIPFKSDAPLLSSGLLGPVTINQYL; encoded by the coding sequence ATGGATAGAAGGAAATTTATTTCAACGGTAGGTCTTGGTGTTAGTGCCGGATTCCTGAGTACTGGTAATGCTTTTGCCATCATGGCGGGGAATGATATGCGGCAATTATTTGTGAATCCTCCAGATAGTGCAAGGCCTGGTTGCTATTGGTGGTGGTTCAACGGACTTGTGAGTAAAGAAGGATTGACAAGAGACCTGGAAGAATTCAGGGATAAAGGGATCGGGAATGTGCTGCTGGTGAATTCCGCAGGTGGATTGGGTGGTGTGCAAATGCCCCTTGGCGCAAAATTCCTTTCCGATGAATGGAAGGAATTATTCAAACATGCGATCAGGGAAGCGAAGCGATTGAATATTGATGTGGGTGTAAACCTTTGCTCCGGCTGGGCAATGGGTGGCCCATGGATCACACCTGAAGTGGCAGGGCGCTGGGTGTTGCAATCTGAAATAACGGTGGTTGGGCCGCAAAAGTTCTCTGCTGCACTGCCTTTACCAGGTAACCGTTCCGGCTATGACCATGTGTTTAATCCCCCGGGATTTAAAGATTATATAGACCTGCCATTGGAAAAGCTGGATTACCGTGATACTGCTGTGACGGCTTTTCCGAGTAGTACCAAAATAGATGGAGAGCGTGCAAAGCTCATTCCCGCTAAGACAAACCGTAAGGATGCGAGTAATTTCATCCGGCAAAAAGATCTGATGGAACCGGTGTTGGATTACTGGGAAGCTGCTCCTGCAGATAAACCGGTGCCTGTTGCACAAGTGATTGACCTTACTGCAAAAATGCGCGCTGACGGCCATCTTGAATGGGATGTGCCTGCAGGTTCATGGACTATTGTGCGGACTGGACATAGAATGACAGGCTCCCGCCTAATGATTGCACAACCTGAAGCGGATGGATTATCTGTTGGCTGGTTGAGCAGTGAAGGAGTAGATATACAATTCGAACATCTTGGAAAAGTATTGCTGGAGCTGGCCGGATCAGTGAAGGGTAATACGCTGAGATATTTCTGTGATGATAGTTTCGAAGATGGCTTCCCTAACTGGACGGCTAAGATCCTAGAGAAATTTTCTTTCTACAGAGGCTATGATGCCAAGCCTTATCTGCCGGTGATAGCAGGTTACATTATTACTTCTGCGGAAGTTTCTGACCGCTTTCTGCATGACTACCGAAAAACGGTGGCGGACTGTATGGCAGATGGGCATTATAAACGTTTCGCAGAGTTGTGCCATGCGCATGGATTGAAAGTGCAGAATGAGTCTGCCGGGCCCAGCCGTTCCGGCACCATGTGTATGGATGGTTTGAAAAACCTTGGCCGCAGTGATCAGCCGATGGGGGAATTCTGGCTGGGGCTTCGGCATGATGAACCTGGAGGGCTGGATGATAACTTAGGATATGGTGTTTCCCGTTTAGAGAACGGGCAGAATAAAGTAACGAAGATGGCAGCTTCTGCCGGGCATATCTATGGAAAGAAAATAGTGCCTGCGGAAGCATTCACGGCTATGCGGCACTGGAATGATTATCCCGGTAATTTAAAGCAGGCGGCGGACAGGGCTTATTGCGAAGGCATCAATCGTTTGGTGATCCATACTTCTACTTCTACCCGCCCTGAAGATGGTAAGCCGGGTTATGAATATGGTGCGGGTACGCACTTTAATCCCAATGTTACCTGGTGGAATAAATCAGGTGGTTTCCTTTCTTATATGGCGCGCTGCCAGCATCTTTTACAGGAAGGGATGTTTGTGGCAGATGTGCTTTACTACAATGGTGATTGGGCGCCCAATATTGTAATGCCGAAACATATTGATCCTTCTCTTGGATTTGGATATGATTATGATGTTTGTAATGAAGAGGTGTTGCTTACGCGGTTGGCTGTTAAGAACGGGCGGATTGTTTTGCCGGATGGCATGAGTTACCGTTTGCTGGTTTTACCGGAGACGGTGCGTATGCCTGTGGCTGTTATATCACGCCTCAAACAGCTGGTACTGGAAGGTGCAACCATTGTTGGGCGCAAGCCTTCTATGGACCCCGGGTTGAAGGATTATCCTACCTGTGATACTACAGTAAGCAGTATAGCAGCTGAGGTTTGGGGTAATTGTGATGGTGCAAATGTGGCTTCTCATCAATACGGAAAAGGACGTGTTTTCTGGAATAAACCTTTGCGGGATATTCTGCTACTCGATGGTGTTGCACCGGATTTTTCACATGATAGTCCTTATGCTTTTATTGACTTCATTCATCGGTCTACTGATGAAGGAGAGGTTTATTTCTTAACTAACCGCAACAACAGGATAGAGAAATTAGATTGTCAATTCAGGGCCAGTGGTAAACCTGAAATATGGGATCCTGTATCAGGTGAAACCCGCGGAGCTGTATCTTCTATTGCTGGTGGAAGAGTGTCTGTGCCTATGGTGTTTGAGGCTTTCCAGTCTTTCTTTGTAGTATTTCCGAAACGCAGCAGTTCACTGAAGGCTGTGCCTTTCCCTTCTTTTGCTACCGTGCAGGAGATAAAAGGTGCATGGAAAGTAAAGTTTGATACGGCATGGGGCGGTCCTGCGTCTATAGAATTCCCTTCTTTGCAGGATTGGACGAAACGCCCTGAGCCCGGGATTAAATATTATTCCGGTACGGCTACTTATGTGAAAGAGATCACTGTTGCTGCTACCGGCCGTTTGTTCCTTGACCTTGGTGTTGTAAAGAATATCGCTTCCGTGAAATTAAACGGCAGGTCATTGGGCATTGTATGGACGGCGCCCTGGAGAGTGGAAATAACATCTGCTGTTAAACCGGGTGTTAATCTGCTGGAGATTGAAGTAGTGAACCTTTGGCCTAACCGGCTGATCGGTGATGCTGCCTTACCTCCTGAACAACGTTTAACCCGTACCAATATTCCATTTAAAAGTGATGCGCCATTGTTGTCCTCCGGATTACTTGGCCCTGTAACTATTAACCAATATTTATGA
- a CDS encoding metallophosphoesterase has translation MRQAFFLAALALAGCGKKGGDAGPGPVTPPENFETELNTPGTAATTAPGDFTIVVLPDTQYYLGQPQLGGTPAMFNAQISWIKNNQVAENIAYVAHLGDISEHGDNPNYAATEWKLARDAIYGLENPVSIPYGLAVGNHDQYPSGNPLTSTTNYYNRYFGVKHYEGRPYYGGNYGGNNDSHYDLFSAGGMDFIVIYLEFDDQLVNAGAMNNWAYDLLGVYASRKAIIVSHSIMGNNPVAGSNTTKGNFSKQGSSIYERLKYRSNIVMMINGHHGDNGEGYRADVFEGHTIHTFLSDYQSRPNGGGGMMRLYKFAVANKEIRVKTFSPVTGVAETDGDSDFTVKY, from the coding sequence ATGAGACAAGCATTTTTTTTAGCTGCACTGGCTTTGGCTGGCTGTGGGAAGAAGGGCGGCGATGCTGGCCCGGGACCTGTTACACCACCAGAGAACTTTGAAACAGAACTTAACACACCGGGGACTGCAGCGACTACAGCACCGGGGGATTTCACGATCGTGGTGTTGCCTGATACGCAGTATTATCTTGGCCAACCACAATTAGGTGGAACGCCTGCCATGTTCAATGCACAGATCAGCTGGATCAAAAATAACCAGGTGGCAGAGAACATTGCTTACGTAGCACATCTTGGAGATATCTCGGAACATGGAGATAATCCCAATTATGCTGCAACTGAATGGAAGCTGGCCAGGGATGCTATCTATGGATTGGAGAACCCGGTTAGTATCCCGTATGGTTTAGCTGTGGGGAATCATGATCAATATCCTTCCGGTAATCCGCTGACATCTACCACCAACTATTACAACAGATATTTTGGTGTGAAACATTATGAGGGCCGTCCTTATTACGGAGGGAACTATGGTGGGAACAATGACAGTCATTACGACCTTTTCAGCGCAGGCGGGATGGATTTTATTGTGATCTATCTTGAATTTGATGATCAGTTGGTGAATGCCGGTGCTATGAATAACTGGGCGTATGATCTGCTGGGTGTTTATGCTTCGCGGAAAGCTATTATTGTGAGCCATTCTATTATGGGGAATAATCCCGTGGCCGGGTCTAATACTACGAAGGGGAATTTCAGCAAGCAGGGTTCTTCTATCTATGAACGCCTGAAATACCGTTCAAATATTGTGATGATGATCAACGGGCATCATGGCGATAATGGAGAAGGTTATCGTGCAGATGTTTTTGAAGGGCATACGATCCATACTTTTTTATCTGATTACCAAAGCCGGCCGAATGGAGGTGGAGGGATGATGCGGTTGTATAAATTCGCTGTGGCCAATAAGGAGATCAGGGTGAAGACGTTCTCTCCGGTTACGGGAGTAGCGGAAACGGATGGGGATAGTGATTTTACGGTGAAGTACTAA
- a CDS encoding ImuA family protein, which yields MTSGKADIIAALQKEILSLQGYKAEGDTAVVNVGLEPITRSFPNAVFPTGTIHELLTEAPEHTAASGGFMAALLSAFMQQGGVCLWISTSRRFFPAAFKAFGVEPDRFIFVDLHREKEVLWTIEECLKCRGLAAVIADLAEISFTQSRRLQLAAEQSNVTAFILRTNPRKLNQIASTAQWRIRPLPSQLEEGLPGVGFPRWKVELLKVRNGQPGKWELEWSLGQFVVLPEHAAPVISDPPKRKVG from the coding sequence ATGACCAGTGGGAAAGCAGATATTATCGCTGCTTTGCAGAAGGAGATCCTTTCCCTGCAAGGCTATAAGGCAGAAGGCGATACCGCTGTGGTGAATGTTGGGTTAGAACCCATCACCCGCTCCTTCCCCAATGCTGTATTTCCCACAGGAACCATTCATGAATTATTAACTGAGGCACCGGAACATACGGCAGCTTCAGGAGGTTTTATGGCAGCACTGCTTTCTGCATTTATGCAGCAGGGCGGTGTTTGTTTATGGATCAGTACTTCACGCAGGTTTTTCCCTGCTGCATTTAAAGCTTTTGGCGTGGAGCCGGACAGGTTCATTTTTGTTGACCTTCACCGCGAAAAAGAAGTACTGTGGACGATTGAAGAATGTTTGAAATGCCGGGGGCTTGCAGCGGTTATAGCTGACCTGGCAGAGATCAGTTTCACCCAATCCCGGCGGCTGCAACTGGCAGCAGAGCAAAGTAATGTAACGGCCTTTATCCTGCGTACGAACCCCAGAAAATTAAACCAGATTGCCAGCACTGCCCAATGGCGGATCAGACCTTTGCCCAGCCAGCTGGAAGAGGGTCTGCCCGGCGTGGGTTTCCCCCGCTGGAAAGTAGAATTGCTGAAAGTCCGGAACGGACAGCCCGGAAAATGGGAACTTGAATGGTCATTAGGGCAGTTTGTTGTATTGCCCGAACATGCAGCCCCTGTTATATCAGATCCTCCGAAAAGAAAAGTGGGATAA